Proteins found in one Clostridium kluyveri DSM 555 genomic segment:
- the flhA gene encoding flagellar biosynthesis protein FlhA, translated as MALVVIMIVFMIIIPMPPELLDILMSFNITLSVIIILLTMFTTEVLQFSVFPTLLLITTLFRLALNVSSTRLILKDGYAGEVINSFGNFVVGGNYIVGIIIFLIIVIIQFIVITNGAGRVSEVSARFTLDSMPGKQMSIDADLNSGLIDENGARARRSKLQMEADFYGAMDGASKFVKGDAIAGLVIMVVNIIAGIIIGVVVMGMDIATSAQTYTKLTIGDGLVTQVPALLISTASGILVTRSGSSENFGTSAMKQLTGFPKVIAMAGAVLLFLAIIPGLPHLAFFILAIACSIAAYLLYKDEKEQNMQQIEMENQEMTEIENKEPENVMNLISVEPMEVEIGYGLIPLADESSGGDLLQRITSVRRQCAIEMGIIVQPIRIRDNLQLKTNDYVIKIRGTVMARGELIPNMLLCMDPTNSNVAIQGISTVEPSFGLPATWINRDQREEAEIKGLTVVDPTTVMVTHLTETIKNHSYELLGRQEVKIIVDSVKEKYPTVVEELIPDLLTIGEVQKVLQNLLRERVSIKDMVTILESLADNSRSTKDIELLTEYVRFSLGRSICNSFIDENGAVVVVTLSQELESLIGGNIQKSMQGSFPSVDPETTNKILNSIKKVLDSVYFYENQPIILVSPKIRAPFRKLIEMVFQSVNVLSLNEIPNDVEIKTEGVISI; from the coding sequence ATGGCTCTTGTAGTTATTATGATAGTGTTTATGATTATAATACCTATGCCGCCGGAACTTTTAGATATTCTTATGTCTTTTAATATAACATTATCTGTAATAATTATACTTTTAACCATGTTTACCACAGAAGTACTTCAATTTTCGGTATTTCCTACACTACTTTTAATTACAACTTTATTTAGATTAGCCCTCAATGTATCTTCTACAAGGCTTATATTAAAGGATGGTTATGCAGGAGAAGTTATAAATTCTTTTGGAAATTTTGTTGTAGGTGGAAATTATATTGTAGGAATAATTATATTTTTGATTATAGTAATTATACAGTTTATAGTAATAACCAACGGTGCCGGCAGAGTATCTGAAGTTTCAGCCAGATTTACACTGGATTCTATGCCTGGCAAGCAGATGAGTATTGATGCAGATTTGAATTCAGGATTGATTGATGAAAATGGTGCCAGAGCCAGAAGGTCCAAACTTCAGATGGAGGCAGATTTTTATGGAGCCATGGATGGTGCTTCTAAATTCGTAAAAGGTGATGCTATAGCAGGACTTGTAATTATGGTGGTAAATATAATAGCGGGAATAATAATTGGGGTTGTGGTAATGGGAATGGATATTGCAACATCAGCCCAGACCTATACCAAACTTACCATAGGTGATGGGTTAGTAACTCAAGTTCCAGCTCTTTTAATATCTACAGCCTCTGGTATACTTGTTACCCGTTCTGGAAGCAGTGAAAACTTTGGTACTTCTGCTATGAAACAGCTTACTGGATTTCCTAAAGTAATAGCTATGGCAGGAGCAGTTCTTCTATTTTTAGCAATTATACCAGGTCTTCCTCATCTGGCATTTTTTATATTGGCAATAGCTTGCAGCATAGCAGCTTATCTCCTATATAAAGATGAGAAAGAGCAGAATATGCAGCAGATTGAAATGGAAAATCAAGAAATGACTGAAATAGAAAATAAGGAACCAGAGAATGTAATGAATCTCATATCTGTAGAGCCTATGGAAGTAGAAATAGGGTATGGTTTAATACCACTTGCAGATGAGAGTTCAGGGGGAGATCTACTTCAAAGGATAACCTCGGTTAGAAGACAATGTGCCATTGAGATGGGAATAATAGTACAGCCTATTAGAATTAGAGATAATCTTCAGTTAAAGACCAATGATTATGTTATAAAAATAAGGGGTACTGTAATGGCTAGAGGAGAACTTATTCCAAATATGCTGTTATGCATGGATCCTACTAATTCCAATGTTGCTATTCAGGGTATAAGTACTGTGGAGCCCTCTTTTGGGCTACCGGCTACATGGATTAACAGAGATCAAAGGGAAGAAGCAGAAATTAAAGGATTGACGGTAGTAGATCCTACCACTGTTATGGTAACCCATTTAACAGAAACCATAAAAAATCACTCCTATGAATTACTTGGAAGACAGGAAGTTAAAATAATAGTGGATTCTGTAAAGGAAAAATATCCTACAGTGGTGGAAGAACTTATACCGGATTTACTTACAATAGGAGAAGTTCAGAAAGTACTTCAGAATCTCTTAAGAGAAAGGGTATCTATAAAGGACATGGTAACCATATTAGAGTCTCTGGCGGATAATTCAAGAAGCACGAAGGATATTGAGCTTCTAACAGAATATGTAAGATTCTCTTTGGGAAGAAGTATATGTAATTCTTTCATAGATGAAAATGGTGCTGTAGTAGTAGTTACTTTATCACAAGAATTAGAGAGTTTAATAGGCGGTAATATTCAGAAATCTATGCAGGGTTCTTTTCCTTCTGTAGATCCTGAAACTACAAATAAAATATTAAATTCTATAAAAAAAGTTCTGGATTCAGTTTATTTCTATGAAAATCAGCCTATAATATTGGTTTCGCCTAAAATAAGGGCACCTTTTAGAAAGTTAATTGAGATGGTATTTCAGTCTGTAAATGTGCTATCGTTAAATGAAATACCAAATGATGTGGAGATAAAGACTGAAGGAGTGATTTCAATATAA
- a CDS encoding FliA/WhiG family RNA polymerase sigma factor produces MALANELNIKEELVKKYLPLVKYIASRVIIGKTKYIEYEDLVSYGTLGLMDAINKFDKDRGMKFSTYASIRIKGSMIDELRRNSPISKGAMDKLNRYNAAVEYLQGELGREPNSVEIASKLGISLKEMMEIENYINYISMVSLEDLVFSDEDNIPIMGTIEDTKSPSPERNLEEKEKLKYLAKALELLNEKDNLVLTLYYYEELTLKEIGHILNVSESRVCQLHSRAIVHLRKAMAKLKYM; encoded by the coding sequence ATGGCTTTGGCAAATGAATTAAATATAAAAGAAGAATTAGTTAAAAAATATCTTCCTCTAGTGAAATATATCGCGTCTAGAGTCATAATAGGGAAGACTAAATATATTGAATATGAAGATTTAGTCAGCTATGGAACTTTAGGCTTGATGGATGCCATAAATAAGTTTGATAAGGATAGGGGGATGAAATTTTCCACTTATGCTTCCATAAGAATAAAGGGCTCTATGATAGATGAACTAAGAAGAAATAGTCCTATTTCCAAAGGAGCTATGGACAAGCTTAATAGATATAATGCGGCGGTGGAATATCTTCAAGGAGAATTAGGCAGAGAACCTAATAGTGTTGAAATAGCAAGTAAGCTTGGGATATCTTTAAAAGAAATGATGGAAATTGAGAATTATATAAATTATATATCTATGGTTTCTTTAGAGGATCTGGTATTTTCCGATGAGGATAATATTCCTATTATGGGTACCATAGAAGATACTAAAAGTCCCAGTCCAGAAAGGAACTTGGAGGAGAAAGAAAAATTAAAATATTTAGCCAAAGCTTTAGAACTTTTAAATGAAAAAGATAATTTAGTACTTACTTTATATTATTATGAAGAGTTAACATTAAAAGAAATAGGTCATATTTTAAATGTATCTGAGTCTAGAGTATGTCAACTTCATAGTAGGGCAATAGTGCATTTGAGAAAAGCCATGGCAAAATTGAAATATATGTAA
- a CDS encoding flagellar basal-body rod protein FlgG has translation MLRAIWNSASAMNAEQEKLNSISNNMANAETVGYKREVVNFQDLVYETLDRNGYPVNDEGQNTINGTGVRTTNWLRDTLQGSLQETGLKANMAIDGEGFFRVTLQNGTQGYERAGNFNVNSMGELVDPDGNRLEVNLTEEGVNLINSGVLLNNDNFTVDKKGQIYVNVDDNSVLYGKINVYNAVGQDSMLSIGDNLYLPAENVQVTENQDANILQGYLEQSNVDLGREITDMILAQRAFALGAKGLTTADEMWGLINNMKR, from the coding sequence ATGCTTAGAGCTATATGGAACAGTGCAAGTGCCATGAATGCCGAACAGGAAAAACTCAATAGTATATCTAACAATATGGCAAATGCAGAGACTGTTGGCTATAAAAGAGAGGTTGTAAATTTTCAGGATCTGGTATATGAAACTTTAGATAGGAATGGATATCCGGTCAATGATGAAGGGCAAAACACTATTAACGGTACGGGAGTTAGAACTACAAACTGGCTTAGAGATACTTTACAGGGCAGTCTTCAGGAAACAGGGTTAAAAGCAAATATGGCAATAGACGGAGAAGGATTTTTTAGAGTGACTCTTCAAAACGGTACTCAAGGCTATGAAAGAGCAGGAAATTTTAATGTGAATTCAATGGGAGAACTAGTGGATCCAGATGGAAACAGGTTGGAGGTAAATCTTACAGAAGAAGGAGTTAACTTGATAAATTCAGGGGTTTTACTTAATAATGATAATTTTACAGTAGATAAAAAGGGACAAATATATGTGAATGTAGATGATAATAGTGTATTGTATGGAAAGATAAATGTATATAATGCAGTAGGGCAGGATTCTATGTTATCCATTGGCGATAATCTATATTTGCCTGCAGAGAATGTTCAAGTCACTGAAAATCAAGATGCAAATATACTTCAGGGGTATTTAGAGCAATCCAATGTTGATTTGGGTAGGGAGATTACAGATATGATATTGGCTCAAAGAGCTTTTGCCTTGGGGGCAAAAGGGCTTACCACCGCTGATGAGATGTGGGGACTTATAAATAATATGAAAAGATAA
- a CDS encoding MinD/ParA family protein gives MLDQAEQLRKLAQVDKQSKVDLVCNAKPRIIAVASGKGGVGKSNFVVNVSIALQKMHKKVLIFDGDMGMGNDDVLMGFLPKYNVYDVILGNKTIEEVVIKGPFGVKLLPGGTGILKIEGITKTQREDFIKKLSSLSDVEYIILDTGAGINRDVLAFITCCEEFITITTPEPTSLTDAYSLLKAVNHFKLKDRAKVIINRVMDIKEGEKTFNKFNSVVNKFLSIELEYLGYISDDKNLIQAVRNQIPLLINYPSSQASKDINFIANKLTGIKNFESKASVQNLFKKIFNIFS, from the coding sequence ATGCTAGATCAAGCTGAACAATTGAGAAAATTAGCTCAGGTAGATAAACAATCCAAAGTGGACCTGGTATGTAATGCAAAACCCAGGATAATAGCAGTTGCTTCTGGTAAAGGAGGGGTTGGAAAAAGCAATTTTGTAGTGAATGTATCTATAGCTTTGCAAAAAATGCACAAAAAAGTTCTAATATTTGATGGGGATATGGGGATGGGCAATGATGATGTGCTTATGGGATTTTTACCTAAATATAATGTGTATGATGTAATCTTGGGGAATAAAACCATAGAAGAGGTTGTTATTAAAGGGCCTTTTGGAGTAAAACTGCTTCCAGGAGGAACTGGAATTTTAAAAATTGAAGGTATAACAAAAACTCAACGGGAGGATTTTATAAAAAAATTATCTTCTTTAAGTGATGTGGAGTATATAATATTAGATACAGGAGCTGGTATAAATAGAGATGTGTTGGCTTTTATAACTTGCTGCGAGGAGTTTATTACAATAACTACTCCAGAACCCACCTCACTTACAGATGCATATAGTTTGTTAAAAGCTGTAAACCACTTTAAATTGAAGGATAGAGCCAAGGTAATTATAAACAGAGTCATGGACATTAAAGAAGGAGAAAAAACTTTTAACAAATTTAACAGTGTAGTAAATAAGTTTTTGAGTATTGAACTTGAATATTTAGGGTATATATCAGATGATAAAAATCTTATACAAGCTGTTAGAAATCAAATTCCACTTTTAATAAACTATCCAAGTTCACAAGCTTCAAAAGATATAAATTTTATAGCAAATAAGCTTACAGGAATTAAAAATTTCGAATCAAAAGCTAGTGTTCAGAATTTATTTAAGAAAATTTTTAATATTTTTTCATAA
- a CDS encoding fused FliR family export protein/FlhB family type III secretion system protein produces MIDTLYFTALILVTLRIFCFFTMIPIFFPNGTPNIVKVGLTLVIAYILLPGIDYSTVNTISSTIPFVYNCINEAAAGLTLGFLVSLCFTAFRIAGSYMDLQVGFSMMSMFDPNSSSNTTLLERLMYWFCMVVFLAVDGHHMLIRSLIDSFATIKLGSFFLAQGSINIIIKAFIMYFSIALKIAIPILLIILIADLTMSLIARTVPQLNIMILGLPIKILIGLGSFCFALPIFLKIMGNSFQAIPDSIKGFYNALPLLIIFASDDKTEEATPRKKSDARKKGQIPKSKEIALALTLLASTLVILALGGYVGSQVKTTMITFFNNYLVMSLDYASVQKITFITLWRLAIIFLPVAVPILVMGVLANFFQTRGLVTSHPLKPDFSKLNPINGFKRMFSMRSVMELLKSLSIITIVGIIGVKFVKDNYLYIMTLSSLNFESIVKAISKLTVNIFFRVAMIMIIIAIIDYIFQIFQYNKDLRMSKQEVKEEYKQDEGDPQIKSKIKQKQREMAMRRMMQEVPKATVVVTNPTHVAVALKYEENQNAPVVSAKGQDLVALRIKKVAKDCDVPIIENPPLARLIYKEVDLDKEIPMEMYQAVAEVLALVYKMR; encoded by the coding sequence TTGATAGATACTTTGTATTTTACAGCTTTAATACTTGTAACATTAAGAATATTTTGCTTTTTTACAATGATTCCTATATTTTTTCCAAATGGCACTCCTAATATAGTAAAAGTGGGATTGACTTTAGTTATAGCTTATATACTTTTACCAGGAATAGATTATTCTACTGTAAATACCATAAGTAGTACTATACCTTTTGTATATAATTGTATAAATGAGGCTGCGGCAGGATTGACATTAGGTTTTCTGGTAAGCTTGTGCTTTACTGCTTTTAGGATCGCAGGAAGTTATATGGATTTACAGGTAGGATTTTCTATGATGAGTATGTTCGATCCAAATTCTAGCAGTAATACTACTCTATTAGAACGGCTGATGTATTGGTTTTGCATGGTAGTTTTTCTTGCTGTAGATGGACATCATATGCTGATAAGATCTCTCATAGATAGTTTTGCTACTATAAAGCTGGGGAGTTTTTTTTTAGCACAGGGTTCTATTAATATTATAATAAAAGCGTTTATAATGTATTTTTCCATAGCTTTAAAAATAGCAATACCCATACTGCTTATAATTTTAATAGCGGATTTAACTATGTCTCTTATTGCAAGAACTGTTCCACAACTTAATATAATGATACTTGGACTTCCAATTAAAATATTAATAGGGCTTGGCTCCTTCTGTTTTGCACTTCCTATATTCTTAAAAATTATGGGAAATTCTTTTCAAGCCATACCAGACTCTATAAAGGGATTTTATAATGCACTGCCGCTGCTTATAATATTTGCCTCTGATGATAAGACAGAGGAAGCTACTCCTAGGAAAAAAAGTGATGCTAGAAAGAAAGGACAGATTCCAAAGAGTAAAGAAATAGCCCTGGCTCTCACTCTTCTGGCGTCTACACTGGTTATACTTGCCCTTGGGGGATATGTGGGCTCTCAAGTAAAAACTACTATGATAACATTTTTTAATAATTATCTGGTTATGTCTTTAGATTATGCCAGTGTCCAAAAAATAACTTTTATAACCCTTTGGAGATTAGCAATAATATTTTTACCTGTGGCTGTGCCTATACTTGTTATGGGGGTCCTAGCAAATTTTTTCCAAACCAGAGGACTTGTGACTTCTCATCCTTTAAAGCCGGATTTTTCAAAGTTAAATCCCATAAATGGATTTAAGAGAATGTTTTCCATGAGATCTGTAATGGAACTTTTGAAAAGTCTTTCTATAATAACCATAGTTGGAATTATAGGAGTGAAGTTTGTAAAGGATAATTATCTATATATAATGACTTTAAGCAGTTTGAATTTTGAAAGTATAGTAAAGGCCATTTCAAAGCTTACAGTAAACATATTTTTTAGAGTAGCTATGATAATGATAATTATAGCCATAATAGATTACATATTTCAAATTTTTCAATATAATAAAGATTTAAGAATGTCTAAGCAAGAGGTTAAAGAAGAATATAAACAGGATGAGGGAGATCCACAGATTAAAAGTAAAATAAAGCAAAAACAAAGGGAAATGGCTATGAGGAGAATGATGCAGGAAGTTCCAAAGGCTACAGTAGTAGTAACAAATCCTACTCATGTAGCTGTAGCGCTTAAATATGAAGAGAATCAAAATGCACCTGTAGTTTCGGCGAAAGGACAAGATTTAGTAGCTCTCAGAATAAAAAAAGTGGCCAAAGATTGTGATGTTCCTATAATTGAAAATCCACCTCTTGCAAGACTTATATACAAAGAGGTAGACCTGGATAAAGAGATTCCTATGGAGATGTATCAAGCAGTAGCAGAGGTATTGGCTTTGGTTTATAAGATGAGGTGA
- the fliQ gene encoding flagellar biosynthesis protein FliQ has product MSENMVMGIIKDAIQTGLLISAPILIISILVGLIISIFQATTQIQEQTLTFVPKLIAVAIIGLLTGSWMLHQIVSFTERIFTYIANITQ; this is encoded by the coding sequence ATGAGCGAAAATATGGTGATGGGTATTATAAAAGATGCAATACAGACAGGACTTTTGATTTCTGCACCTATCTTAATAATTTCCATACTGGTAGGTCTTATAATAAGCATATTTCAGGCAACTACTCAGATACAAGAGCAGACTCTCACCTTTGTACCTAAGTTAATAGCCGTAGCGATAATAGGACTCCTTACTGGAAGTTGGATGCTTCACCAGATAGTAAGTTTTACTGAAAGAATTTTTACATATATAGCGAATATAACCCAATAA
- a CDS encoding flagellar basal-body rod protein FlgG: MIRSFYTAVSGMIVQEAKQDVITNNLANVNTVGFKQDDLKSTPFNEVLIQNYDKVVNGKNVRNVIGSMTLGSKIDSVDTGFTQGTIESTDISTDFAIDGRGFFTVRREDGNEFYTRDGHFHVNTQGILVDDSGNTVIGRDNQTGALGAINVGNGDITSDAYGNISIDGNERYKIYTVDFNDYNDLTKVGDNLYTGENAAEINTVVRQKSLEKSNINLVNTMSDLITTMRTFETDQKVVQSIDGTLDKLINEAGKV; encoded by the coding sequence ATGATTAGAAGCTTTTATACAGCTGTATCTGGTATGATAGTTCAAGAGGCAAAGCAGGATGTAATAACAAATAATTTAGCTAATGTAAATACTGTTGGATTTAAACAGGACGACTTAAAAAGTACCCCATTTAATGAAGTACTTATACAGAATTATGATAAAGTAGTAAATGGAAAAAATGTAAGAAATGTAATAGGATCTATGACACTAGGAAGTAAAATAGATTCAGTGGATACAGGATTTACTCAAGGTACCATAGAGTCCACTGATATATCTACAGATTTTGCTATTGATGGTAGAGGATTTTTTACAGTTCGGAGAGAGGACGGAAATGAGTTTTACACAAGAGACGGACATTTTCATGTAAATACACAGGGAATACTGGTAGATGATTCTGGAAATACAGTTATAGGAAGAGATAATCAGACAGGAGCACTGGGTGCCATAAATGTAGGTAATGGAGATATAACTTCAGATGCTTATGGAAATATAAGTATAGATGGAAATGAAAGGTATAAAATATATACGGTAGATTTTAATGACTATAATGATTTAACCAAAGTTGGAGATAATTTATATACTGGAGAAAATGCAGCAGAGATAAATACAGTAGTAAGACAAAAATCACTGGAAAAATCCAATATAAATTTAGTAAATACAATGTCTGATTTAATAACCACTATGAGGACTTTTGAAACAGATCAAAAGGTAGTTCAGTCAATAGATGGAACTTTGGATAAATTAATAAATGAAGCGGGAAAAGTATAG
- the fliO gene encoding flagellar biosynthetic protein FliO, which translates to MDLELWWMIFKIIISLGFILCLIYISVKYGGGKLQSIQNGRYIKVVERTQISKENSLLIVKIGDKAYVISSTNSRVEIIYELNETEISDMEKKRNVYEYKNLKDLYNKMELKNILRKTNENILVKKLKGKKEDKDER; encoded by the coding sequence ATGGATCTTGAATTATGGTGGATGATTTTTAAAATAATTATATCTTTAGGTTTCATACTCTGTCTTATATATATATCAGTAAAATATGGTGGAGGTAAACTTCAAAGTATTCAAAATGGCAGATATATAAAAGTAGTTGAGAGAACTCAGATTTCAAAGGAGAACAGTTTGCTAATAGTGAAAATTGGAGATAAGGCGTATGTGATTTCATCCACTAATAGTAGGGTTGAAATAATATACGAATTAAATGAAACAGAAATATCAGACATGGAAAAAAAGAGAAATGTATATGAATATAAGAATTTAAAAGACTTATATAATAAAATGGAATTAAAAAATATTTTAAGGAAAACTAATGAGAATATTTTAGTTAAAAAACTTAAGGGTAAAAAGGAAGATAAAGATGAAAGGTAA
- the fliP gene encoding flagellar type III secretion system pore protein FliP (The bacterial flagellar biogenesis protein FliP forms a type III secretion system (T3SS)-type pore required for flagellar assembly.) yields the protein MKGKFHTNSIIISVLVVYFIIFTVHTVHGAPTDFPIPNIDISVDNASTPQQYVGNIKLLIMLTILTLLPSIIMMMTSFVRIVVVFGFLRTAMGTQQSPPNQVLVGLALFLTVFIMLPVYGKINSEAIQPYLQNGITQEQAVERGAKPLREFMLKQTRQKDLKLFVDEAKLNYEVTKDNAPLYVVIPAYIISELKTAFQIGFLLYIPFMIIDLVVGSVLMSMGMFMLPPVMISLPFKLLLFVMTDGWYLLVKSLIISFS from the coding sequence ATGAAAGGTAAATTCCACACAAATAGTATAATTATTTCAGTTTTAGTGGTATATTTTATTATTTTCACAGTTCATACAGTTCACGGCGCACCTACGGATTTTCCTATACCTAATATAGATATCTCTGTAGACAATGCTTCCACACCTCAGCAGTATGTCGGTAATATAAAGTTACTTATAATGCTTACAATACTTACACTGCTTCCATCTATTATAATGATGATGACAAGTTTTGTAAGAATTGTAGTGGTTTTTGGATTCTTGAGAACTGCCATGGGAACTCAACAGTCTCCTCCTAATCAGGTATTAGTTGGACTTGCTCTTTTCCTTACAGTATTCATTATGTTACCTGTTTATGGAAAAATAAATTCTGAGGCCATACAACCCTATCTGCAAAATGGTATAACTCAAGAACAGGCTGTAGAAAGGGGAGCCAAGCCCCTTAGAGAATTTATGTTAAAGCAGACAAGACAAAAGGATCTTAAATTGTTTGTGGATGAAGCTAAATTAAATTATGAGGTTACAAAAGACAATGCACCTCTTTATGTGGTGATTCCTGCGTACATAATAAGTGAATTAAAAACTGCCTTTCAAATCGGATTTTTGCTTTACATACCTTTTATGATAATAGATCTGGTGGTAGGAAGTGTGCTTATGTCTATGGGAATGTTTATGCTTCCGCCGGTTATGATATCACTTCCATTTAAGCTTCTTTTATTTGTAATGACAGATGGATGGTATTTATTGGTAAAATCTTTAATTATAAGTTTTTCATGA
- a CDS encoding flagellar basal body-associated FliL family protein, whose translation MENKEKKKGGVGLKVILIVFFLVAAVGAGVFFGYSKFLSDKNTDSNENMTTSNVTQAQTQTQSGENSSYLQHVVSAKTFDLSEFTINLADEGGKNYLKVNVYLGYDSKKLTDELTEKTPIIRDAIIEVLRTKKVEDINDKNMDNIKIEIIQRINPMLEKGKINNVYFSDILTQ comes from the coding sequence GTGGAAAATAAAGAGAAAAAAAAGGGTGGCGTGGGCTTAAAAGTAATTTTAATAGTGTTTTTTCTTGTGGCAGCAGTTGGAGCTGGGGTGTTTTTTGGATATAGTAAATTTTTAAGTGATAAAAATACGGATTCTAATGAAAATATGACTACTTCAAATGTAACCCAAGCCCAAACACAGACTCAAAGTGGAGAAAATTCAAGTTATCTGCAGCATGTAGTTTCGGCTAAAACCTTTGATTTGAGTGAATTTACCATAAATTTAGCAGATGAAGGTGGAAAAAATTATTTAAAGGTAAATGTATATCTTGGTTATGACAGTAAAAAATTAACTGATGAATTAACAGAAAAAACTCCAATTATAAGGGATGCTATTATAGAAGTTCTAAGGACTAAAAAGGTAGAAGACATAAATGACAAAAATATGGATAATATAAAAATAGAAATTATTCAAAGAATAAATCCAATGCTGGAAAAAGGAAAAATAAATAATGTATATTTCAGTGACATATTGACACAGTAG
- the flhF gene encoding flagellar biosynthesis protein FlhF — MIIKRYKANNMNEAITRIRYELGNEAIIISQRKIRKSGVIGFFSKRILEVTAAVDNKKEEDKKRRHDNKDDMKQSVEAIKRIIDNKIKDTTLDDKAVPNNIIKSSNTPRGFYENSIVDKNNDAIIREVQQMKNMLNEVIQGSYGNIGRSKLQIRLENSDFSHSVVKKILNSINAMDDDREEEVKLKEVVKSMIKVDNKELEHVVVLVGPTGVGKTTTIAKLAGKLVLIEKKKVGLITIDTYRIGAVEQLRTYADIMNIPFQVIFSMKDMAKAIDNMKSCDIILIDTTGRSSKNEMQISELRAFIDKVQTSNVHLVISCTTKNKDIDVIVNGYKKLNYSDIIITKLDETSTYGSILNILQLAKKPISFVTTGQNVPEDIKIMEPEELAKLVLGEDIIC, encoded by the coding sequence ATGATCATTAAAAGATATAAGGCCAATAACATGAACGAAGCTATTACTAGAATCAGATATGAGTTAGGTAATGAAGCTATAATTATAAGTCAGAGAAAGATTAGAAAAAGCGGAGTAATAGGTTTTTTTTCCAAAAGGATCTTAGAGGTTACTGCAGCTGTGGACAACAAAAAAGAAGAGGATAAAAAGAGACGCCATGATAATAAAGATGATATGAAACAGAGTGTTGAGGCTATAAAAAGAATAATAGATAATAAAATCAAAGATACAACTTTAGATGATAAAGCTGTACCAAATAATATTATAAAAAGTTCCAATACGCCTAGAGGATTTTATGAAAATAGTATAGTAGATAAAAATAATGATGCTATTATAAGAGAAGTACAACAGATGAAAAATATGTTAAATGAAGTAATACAAGGTTCTTACGGAAATATTGGAAGAAGCAAGCTTCAAATAAGACTTGAAAATAGTGACTTTAGCCATAGTGTAGTAAAGAAAATATTAAATAGTATAAATGCAATGGATGATGATAGAGAAGAAGAGGTAAAATTAAAAGAAGTAGTAAAAAGCATGATAAAAGTGGACAATAAAGAACTAGAACATGTGGTTGTCCTAGTAGGACCTACAGGAGTGGGTAAAACAACCACCATTGCAAAACTTGCTGGAAAACTTGTGCTTATTGAAAAGAAAAAAGTAGGTCTTATAACCATAGATACATATAGAATAGGAGCGGTAGAACAGCTTAGAACTTATGCGGATATAATGAATATACCTTTTCAGGTGATATTTTCCATGAAGGATATGGCAAAAGCTATAGATAACATGAAGAGCTGTGATATTATTTTAATAGATACTACAGGAAGAAGTAGTAAAAATGAAATGCAAATATCAGAGTTGAGGGCATTTATAGACAAGGTTCAGACCAGTAATGTACATTTAGTAATAAGTTGTACTACTAAAAATAAAGATATAGATGTAATAGTGAATGGATATAAGAAGCTAAATTACAGTGACATAATAATAACTAAGTTGGATGAGACATCAACTTATGGTTCTATATTGAATATATTACAATTAGCCAAAAAGCCTATAAGTTTTGTCACAACAGGACAAAATGTACCAGAAGATATAAAAATTATGGAGCCTGAAGAATTAGCAAAGCTTGTATTGGGAGAGGATATTATATGCTAG